One window from the genome of Nicotiana tomentosiformis chromosome 5, ASM39032v3, whole genome shotgun sequence encodes:
- the LOC138892473 gene encoding uncharacterized protein, which yields MSSFAKYLKDLITKKKTTKNEVVNMTHRVSSITATTTVQKKEDPRAFIIPCTIGLSDFARALCDNGASINLMPLAIYKKVGLGMPKPISMRLQMANRSMKRPVGIVDDVLVKVGKFLLPAYFVILDCAVDNEIPIILGI from the coding sequence atgTCGAGTTTTGCTAAGTACTTGAAAGATTTGATCACTAAAAAGAAAACCACCAAGAATGAAGTGGTGAATATGACTCACCGGGTTAGTTCTATCACTGCAACAACCACCGTCCAAAAGAAGGAGGACCCGAGAGCCTTCATCATTCCATGCACTATCGGGTTGAGCGATTTTGCACGAGCTCTTTGTGATAATGGGGCTAGCATCAACTTAATGCCTCTTGCTATTTACAAGAAAGTGGGGTTAGGTATGCCTAAGCCTATaagtatgaggttgcaaatggccaaCCGTTCAATGAAAAGACCGGTGGGAATTGTTGATGATGTTCTTGTGAAAGTGGGGAAGTTCCTCCTCCCTGCCTACTTTGTTATCCTTGATTGTGCTGTTGATAATGAAATCCCTATAATCTTGGGGATATAA